The Dokdonella koreensis DS-123 genome has a segment encoding these proteins:
- a CDS encoding DUF7507 domain-containing protein, whose translation MKRLVLALALALGSPAIADSGFGVETTAASAAGGAIGFTIVNDGVQAVSGVRWYPSSGYSVQCATQTAAGRGFVPDSVLQPGDRAVCTMTPSDTASTAQARAAAVVVSAREADGSITVRHAGMVLLGGATPVQGVAVVVGGAVHADSDLDGELDAGETIAYDYTVVNAGTQPLSDLVVADLTGAVTCPSTTLAIDAAMTCTSSHTVGTDDAAAGLVLNEVEVTGTAADGQAVQAADVILTLNLAGTAGIRVFKSPLLLDDADGSGYASAGDVLGYTFLVKNSNAQPLASVDLVEPDPDLVDGPIACEATTLVGGQPFAALGSSTLGSQDVLRCRAQHTITPAEAAAGEALNLAEASGVPAIGGMVWGTGASAVAIPGAGQLVVTKTVDTPVTTFGGQVTYTITVRNEGSTDIQNVTINDPIPVGIASFAWTCAGTSVTCPAASGSGAISAVIPVFPAGAQIVYTITAVVSVAAPMRILNIVTVTPQTSVLCAPAGTPAPCSATAPLAMAQAFPVPIDSRTMQLVLAALLVLTTALWHRARGG comes from the coding sequence ATGAAGAGGCTCGTCTTGGCTCTTGCGCTGGCGCTCGGCTCGCCGGCCATCGCGGACAGCGGGTTTGGCGTCGAGACGACCGCGGCGTCGGCTGCCGGCGGGGCCATCGGCTTCACGATCGTCAACGACGGCGTGCAGGCGGTGAGCGGCGTGCGCTGGTACCCGTCGTCGGGCTACAGCGTGCAGTGCGCCACGCAAACGGCCGCCGGCCGGGGCTTCGTGCCCGATTCGGTACTGCAGCCCGGTGACCGTGCCGTGTGCACGATGACGCCGTCGGATACGGCGTCCACGGCGCAGGCACGCGCTGCGGCGGTCGTCGTCTCGGCGCGGGAGGCCGACGGCTCGATCACCGTGCGTCATGCCGGCATGGTCCTGCTGGGCGGCGCGACACCGGTGCAGGGCGTCGCGGTCGTCGTCGGTGGCGCGGTCCATGCGGACAGCGACCTCGACGGCGAACTCGATGCCGGCGAGACCATCGCCTACGACTACACCGTGGTGAATGCCGGTACGCAGCCGCTTTCGGACCTCGTGGTCGCCGACCTCACGGGGGCGGTGACCTGTCCGTCCACGACGCTCGCGATCGACGCGGCCATGACCTGCACGAGCAGTCATACGGTCGGTACGGACGATGCCGCGGCGGGTCTCGTGCTCAACGAGGTCGAGGTCACGGGCACGGCGGCGGACGGACAGGCCGTCCAGGCGGCCGACGTGATCCTCACGCTCAACCTGGCCGGAACGGCCGGCATCCGCGTGTTCAAGAGCCCGCTGCTGCTCGACGACGCGGACGGCAGCGGTTACGCGAGCGCGGGCGACGTGCTCGGCTACACCTTCCTCGTCAAGAACAGCAACGCGCAGCCGCTGGCCTCGGTCGACCTGGTCGAACCCGATCCGGATCTCGTCGACGGCCCGATCGCCTGCGAGGCGACCACCCTCGTCGGCGGCCAGCCCTTCGCCGCACTCGGCAGCAGCACGCTCGGGAGCCAGGATGTCCTGCGCTGCCGCGCACAGCATACGATCACGCCGGCCGAAGCCGCCGCCGGAGAGGCGCTCAACCTCGCCGAGGCCTCCGGCGTACCCGCCATCGGGGGCATGGTCTGGGGCACCGGCGCATCGGCGGTCGCGATCCCCGGAGCCGGCCAGCTCGTCGTCACCAAGACCGTGGATACGCCGGTGACGACGTTCGGCGGCCAGGTCACCTATACGATCACCGTGCGCAACGAAGGCTCGACGGACATTCAGAACGTCACGATCAACGATCCGATTCCGGTCGGCATCGCCTCGTTCGCCTGGACGTGCGCGGGGACCAGCGTCACCTGTCCCGCCGCCAGCGGCAGCGGCGCGATCTCGGCGGTGATTCCCGTGTTCCCGGCCGGCGCGCAGATCGTCTACACGATCACCGCGGTGGTGTCCGTCGCGGCGCCGATGAGAATCCTGAACATCGTGACGGTGACGCCGCAGACCAGCGTGCTGTGCGCTCCTGCAGGCACGCCGGCACCGTGCTCGGCCACGGCGCCGCTCGCCATGGCGCAGGCGTTCCCGGTGCCGATCGACAGCCGGACCATGCAGCTGGTGCTGGCCGCGCTCCTGGTCCTGACCACCGCGCTTTGGCACCGCGCGCGCGGAGGCTGA
- a CDS encoding response regulator, which yields MSGRAVRVEDLVLTAQDSPPPAVADTDGAPTRQARLLLVDDHAIVREGLVSLFEEEADIVVAGETDSAQAALAFVGRQAVDVVVLDLRMPGLPAPDAVRALLAAKPGLRIVILTSFFEDNEVHAVLSAGAHGFLLKDASRDEILAAIRHVAAGESWIHRPVQTRLLKLLRRGARDDDALTQRERQVLDLLGQGLSNKRIALALGITEGTVKGYLRQLFPKIGATDRLQAALHARGLRPDDGH from the coding sequence GTGTCGGGTCGCGCCGTGCGTGTGGAGGATCTCGTTCTGACTGCTCAAGATTCGCCGCCGCCGGCGGTCGCCGATACCGACGGTGCGCCGACGCGGCAGGCGCGCCTGCTGCTGGTGGACGATCACGCCATCGTCCGCGAAGGCCTCGTCTCGCTGTTCGAGGAGGAGGCCGACATCGTCGTGGCCGGCGAAACCGATTCGGCGCAGGCGGCGCTGGCGTTCGTCGGCAGGCAGGCCGTCGACGTGGTCGTGCTCGACCTGCGCATGCCGGGCCTGCCGGCGCCCGATGCGGTGCGCGCCCTGCTGGCCGCCAAGCCCGGTCTCCGGATCGTGATCCTGACCAGCTTCTTCGAGGACAACGAGGTGCACGCCGTGCTGAGCGCCGGTGCGCACGGGTTCCTGCTCAAGGATGCGAGCCGTGACGAGATCCTCGCCGCGATCCGGCACGTGGCCGCCGGCGAGAGCTGGATCCACCGGCCCGTGCAGACGCGCCTGCTCAAGCTGCTGCGCCGTGGCGCGCGGGACGACGATGCGCTGACGCAGCGCGAACGCCAGGTGCTCGACCTGCTCGGCCAGGGCCTCAGCAACAAGCGCATCGCGCTGGCGCTCGGCATCACCGAGGGCACGGTGAAGGGCTATCTGCGCCAGCTTTTTCCGAAGATCGGGGCGACCGACCGGCTGCAGGCCGCCTTGCACGCGCGCGGGCTGCGCCCGGACGACGGCCACTGA
- a CDS encoding sialidase family protein, with the protein MRTLHLAGAICAVLVAGSTLAASPFKPVDRRINDAALDSIQTFAGTRPFVKTTHSEPTIAEFGASLVSVFRTAGAEIDTNAQGQLYFKSNRRLAYSHSQDGGRSWRSDYLPPLPGSTTTLGYGMVAADRAGRFYASALGVDADGRMAVTLNRSVDGGRRFATAVPVDSAGRPDRPWLAIGPAPGPRLRDNVYLSWISFDDSVGSSVLRFARSTDGGSTFTTKTLFAPELDPDPNHPQNVVQFPTVAVDPYNGRIYIAFLQFGWVSNDYVRIMTSDDGGETFRSLAFNRPGAPSPEVIPVVQPGTTTECGAVRFDVPGSPPQFAANTVLTLHSGPDIGNSTNGVPRYVNATRINLQPMLAVSKGVIHMVWSNSTSEVFGEPTSGADVLYMRSDNNGATWSEPEAVNAGAGGTGRSVTPAIAIGAFGAEAALPLLPSPRNVHITYYTQEPDGTLSFNLAQSRDRGHSFPDARKRRLNAKPIALAPTNIPLPTAANPYQTTNYDRLVTQCSSLGEYTGISVGAGVVHAVWGDSSATIQQPVDPLDPISGQTHAKENVHFIGQVAIF; encoded by the coding sequence ATGCGAACCCTTCATCTCGCCGGCGCCATCTGCGCCGTCCTCGTGGCCGGCTCGACGCTTGCCGCCTCCCCGTTCAAGCCGGTCGACCGCCGCATCAACGATGCGGCCCTGGATTCGATCCAGACGTTCGCCGGCACGCGGCCGTTCGTGAAGACCACCCACAGCGAGCCCACGATCGCCGAGTTCGGCGCATCGCTCGTCTCCGTGTTCCGTACCGCCGGCGCCGAGATCGACACCAACGCGCAAGGCCAGCTGTACTTCAAGAGCAACCGCCGGCTCGCCTATTCGCACTCGCAGGACGGCGGGCGCAGCTGGCGCAGCGACTATCTGCCGCCCCTGCCCGGCAGCACCACGACGCTCGGCTACGGCATGGTCGCCGCCGACCGGGCCGGCCGGTTCTATGCGAGCGCCCTCGGCGTCGATGCCGACGGACGCATGGCCGTGACGCTGAATCGCTCCGTCGACGGCGGGCGGCGGTTCGCGACCGCGGTGCCGGTCGATTCGGCCGGCCGGCCGGACCGGCCCTGGCTCGCCATCGGTCCGGCGCCCGGCCCGCGCCTGCGCGACAACGTCTACCTGAGCTGGATCAGCTTCGACGACAGCGTCGGCTCGAGCGTGCTGCGCTTCGCGCGATCGACCGACGGCGGCAGCACGTTCACGACGAAGACGCTGTTCGCGCCGGAGCTGGACCCCGACCCGAACCATCCGCAGAACGTGGTGCAGTTCCCGACGGTCGCGGTCGATCCGTACAACGGCCGCATCTACATCGCGTTCCTGCAGTTCGGCTGGGTCTCGAACGACTACGTGCGCATCATGACGTCGGACGACGGCGGCGAGACGTTCCGTTCGCTCGCGTTCAACCGCCCCGGCGCGCCGTCGCCGGAGGTGATCCCGGTCGTGCAGCCCGGCACCACCACCGAATGCGGCGCCGTGCGCTTCGATGTTCCCGGCAGCCCGCCGCAGTTCGCGGCGAACACGGTCCTGACCCTGCACAGCGGCCCGGACATCGGCAACTCCACCAACGGTGTCCCGCGCTACGTGAACGCCACGCGCATCAACCTGCAGCCGATGCTCGCCGTGTCCAAGGGCGTGATCCACATGGTGTGGTCGAACTCGACCAGCGAGGTGTTCGGCGAACCGACCTCCGGTGCGGACGTGCTCTACATGCGATCGGACAACAACGGCGCGACCTGGAGCGAGCCGGAGGCCGTCAACGCCGGTGCCGGCGGCACCGGTCGCAGCGTGACGCCGGCGATCGCGATCGGCGCGTTCGGCGCCGAGGCCGCGCTGCCGCTCCTGCCCTCGCCGCGCAATGTCCACATCACCTACTACACGCAGGAGCCGGACGGCACGCTCAGCTTCAACCTCGCCCAGTCACGCGACCGCGGCCACAGCTTCCCGGATGCGAGGAAGCGCCGGCTCAACGCCAAGCCGATCGCGCTCGCGCCGACCAACATCCCGCTCCCGACCGCCGCCAACCCGTACCAGACGACGAACTACGATCGCCTGGTGACGCAGTGCTCGTCGCTGGGCGAGTACACCGGCATCAGCGTGGGTGCCGGTGTCGTGCACGCCGTCTGGGGCGATTCGAGCGCGACGATCCAGCAGCCGGTCGATCCGCTCGATCCGATCTCGGGCCAGACCCACGCCAAGGAGAACGTGCACTTCATCGGCCAGGTGGCGATCTTCTGA
- a CDS encoding winged helix-turn-helix domain-containing protein gives MAESAPASLAFDGIAIDVAGRRLLRDGAEQALEPKAFAVLALLAAAPGRVFTREEILDAVWGHRHVTPGVLNRIVTLVRQALGEDAQNARLLQTVHGVGYRFDPPASAAPTVDGVGDVPAAMRPAAPAPPRRARRGAVGLSLGLVAVLGLAFVAGGGLVRQRIDAAASLAAAAAPAPPPVLIVMPLKPIGGEEGSRVIAEGLSEELICSLARVDGLRVIAHTSTLVATTDESDTAGLVRRLGITHALEGNLQQAGQALRVRLRLVDTGSGSTVWVKDFDREVSEVLGLQRDVAHEVAASLALRMGLDPAAAIRSGDADFVRRSMEARALLARTDLPEEASVAVAENEFRVLVRERPTDARARTGLALALLVRSQRQPAHAPALREESLREAMIARQLDPTQPESYSVEAHAACDRNDWEHCLALREQARQMAPSNLFVVYANVVSLAELGYLDRAEALARDLSMRDPLAGSVHFILGRILDTQGRHDEARVELEQAGSRAFGARWLNAVWRGDLAGALRIAEADIASAPAAGFVATSRALADPALWPQAKAAFERAGQGTPAWSFLRVLAPDAGDDAAETIRQLDAMRHSGYSSWQLLLWSRDLAWLRRDPAFPAYLRDSGILDYWRKHGFPNQCRPVGDGAACD, from the coding sequence ATGGCCGAGTCCGCGCCCGCCTCGCTGGCTTTCGACGGCATCGCCATCGACGTCGCCGGACGCCGCCTGCTGCGCGACGGTGCCGAGCAGGCGCTGGAGCCGAAGGCGTTCGCCGTGCTGGCCCTGCTGGCCGCCGCCCCGGGGCGCGTGTTCACGCGCGAGGAGATCCTCGATGCCGTCTGGGGGCACCGGCACGTCACGCCGGGCGTGCTGAACCGCATCGTGACGCTGGTGCGGCAGGCCCTCGGCGAGGACGCGCAGAACGCCCGCCTGCTGCAGACCGTGCATGGTGTGGGATACCGCTTCGACCCACCCGCGTCGGCTGCGCCGACGGTGGACGGCGTGGGCGATGTGCCCGCGGCGATGCGGCCCGCTGCGCCCGCGCCGCCGCGTCGGGCCCGCCGTGGCGCCGTCGGGCTGTCGCTGGGCCTGGTGGCCGTGCTGGGCCTGGCCTTCGTCGCCGGGGGCGGCCTGGTACGGCAGCGCATCGACGCGGCGGCGTCGCTGGCCGCCGCCGCCGCTCCGGCCCCGCCGCCGGTCCTCATCGTCATGCCGCTGAAACCGATCGGCGGGGAAGAAGGCTCGCGCGTGATTGCCGAAGGCCTGAGCGAGGAGCTGATCTGCAGCCTGGCCCGGGTCGACGGCCTGCGCGTGATCGCGCACACCTCGACGCTCGTGGCGACCACCGACGAGAGCGATACCGCCGGCCTGGTCCGGCGCCTCGGCATCACCCACGCCCTGGAAGGGAACCTGCAGCAGGCCGGGCAGGCGCTGCGGGTGCGCCTGCGGCTGGTCGACACCGGAAGCGGCAGCACCGTCTGGGTCAAGGATTTCGACCGCGAGGTATCCGAGGTGCTCGGCCTGCAGCGCGATGTCGCGCACGAAGTGGCCGCCTCGCTGGCGTTGCGCATGGGCCTGGATCCCGCCGCCGCCATCCGGAGCGGCGATGCCGACTTCGTGCGTCGATCCATGGAAGCGCGGGCCCTGCTGGCGCGCACCGACCTGCCGGAGGAGGCCTCGGTGGCCGTGGCGGAGAACGAGTTCCGCGTGCTCGTGCGCGAACGTCCCACCGACGCGCGCGCGCGAACCGGCCTTGCGCTGGCGCTGTTGGTCCGCTCCCAGCGCCAGCCCGCGCATGCGCCGGCCCTGCGCGAAGAGTCGCTGCGCGAGGCGATGATCGCCCGGCAGCTCGATCCGACGCAGCCCGAATCGTATTCCGTGGAAGCGCATGCGGCGTGCGACCGCAACGACTGGGAGCACTGCCTGGCGCTGAGGGAGCAGGCCCGGCAGATGGCGCCGAGCAACCTGTTCGTCGTGTACGCGAACGTGGTATCGCTGGCGGAGCTGGGCTATCTGGATCGCGCCGAGGCGCTGGCACGGGACCTGTCGATGCGCGACCCTCTCGCCGGTTCCGTCCATTTCATCCTCGGCCGCATCCTCGACACGCAAGGCCGCCACGATGAGGCGCGGGTCGAGCTCGAACAGGCAGGAAGCAGGGCGTTCGGCGCACGCTGGCTCAATGCCGTGTGGCGCGGCGATCTCGCCGGTGCACTGCGCATCGCCGAAGCGGACATCGCCAGCGCGCCGGCAGCGGGTTTCGTCGCCACGTCGCGCGCGCTCGCCGATCCGGCCTTGTGGCCGCAGGCGAAGGCGGCGTTCGAGCGGGCCGGGCAGGGCACGCCGGCATGGAGCTTCCTGCGCGTGCTGGCTCCCGACGCCGGGGACGATGCCGCGGAGACGATCCGCCAGCTCGATGCGATGCGGCACAGCGGCTACTCGTCGTGGCAGCTGCTGCTGTGGTCGCGCGACCTCGCCTGGCTGCGCCGCGACCCGGCATTCCCGGCGTATCTGCGCGACAGCGGCATCCTCGACTACTGGCGCAAGCACGGGTTTCCGAACCAGTGCCGCCCCGTCGGCGATGGGGCAGCCTGCGACTGA
- a CDS encoding pyrroloquinoline quinone-dependent dehydrogenase has product MNIGIRQAMACGAALAMGAGGLHAAPPEDWSSYAGAAGGGQHSPLAQITPDNVSRLRIAWSFRTGELGAGLPDPERRRFEANPLVVDGRMYLNTGTGIAFALDATSGRALWSFDAQVSRDKRYSDPASRGVSFWRDPLAGPGACRERIVFGTLDARLVALDAADGRPCAGFGDGGTIDLRAGIALRDGPDDAWSNYAVTSPPVIAGDVLVIGSSIGDNRAHALEQGVVRGYDVRSGRELWRWDPVPRDPAEAAARGWQPQQAATVGAANAWAPLAADPALGLVYVPTGSASPDYYGGERLGDNRDANSLVALDLHSGRRVWAQQLVHHDLWDYDLASQPVLATVETAQGPREAVLQATKTGFLFAFDRRDGSPVFPLSEVAVPASDVPGEHAAPTQPMPEPGLRLARHTPLTPADAWGPTPGERRECRHLIAGLRSEGLFTPPSVRGTVALPGWAGGVNWGGIAVDPQRHLAILPVSDLPMQVALIPRARFNWDDRERYPNQEFNSMKGTAYGMRRGVLASSKGTPCIEPPWGRLVAVDLRTRKVAWERPLGTLEEELPWLPLEVGMPLLGGAVTTAGGLTFIGASADARLRALDSTSGKTLWEAKLPAGGQATPSVYAVAGRQYVVIAAGGREGLGPMGDYLIAYALDGEGEEVVFQHGVAVRMAALGAAASALLAGCVVLWRLRRRRRRNRAVPPA; this is encoded by the coding sequence ATGAACATCGGGATACGGCAGGCGATGGCCTGTGGCGCCGCCTTGGCGATGGGCGCCGGTGGACTGCATGCGGCGCCGCCGGAGGACTGGTCCAGCTATGCCGGCGCGGCCGGCGGCGGCCAGCATTCGCCACTGGCGCAGATCACGCCCGACAACGTGAGCCGCCTGCGGATCGCCTGGTCGTTCCGGACCGGAGAGCTGGGTGCGGGCCTGCCCGACCCGGAGCGGCGGCGCTTCGAGGCCAATCCGCTGGTCGTGGACGGGCGCATGTACCTCAACACCGGTACGGGCATCGCTTTCGCGCTGGACGCGACCAGCGGCCGCGCGCTGTGGTCGTTCGATGCCCAGGTGTCCCGTGACAAGCGCTACAGCGACCCGGCCTCGCGTGGCGTCAGCTTCTGGCGCGACCCGCTGGCCGGTCCTGGTGCATGCCGCGAGCGGATCGTGTTCGGTACGCTGGACGCGCGCTTGGTCGCGCTGGATGCCGCCGACGGGCGGCCCTGCGCCGGGTTCGGCGACGGCGGCACGATCGACCTGCGTGCCGGTATCGCCCTGCGTGACGGGCCTGACGACGCCTGGTCCAACTATGCGGTGACCTCGCCGCCCGTGATCGCCGGCGACGTGCTGGTGATCGGCAGCTCGATCGGCGACAACCGCGCGCACGCCCTCGAGCAAGGCGTGGTGCGCGGCTACGACGTGCGCAGCGGCCGCGAACTGTGGCGCTGGGATCCGGTGCCGCGTGATCCGGCCGAGGCTGCCGCACGCGGCTGGCAACCGCAGCAGGCGGCCACGGTCGGCGCAGCGAATGCCTGGGCACCCCTGGCAGCGGATCCGGCACTGGGGCTGGTCTACGTGCCGACCGGCTCGGCCAGTCCGGACTACTACGGCGGCGAGCGGCTCGGCGACAATCGCGACGCCAACTCGCTGGTCGCGCTCGACCTGCACAGCGGCCGGCGGGTATGGGCACAGCAGCTGGTGCATCACGACCTGTGGGACTACGACCTCGCTTCGCAGCCGGTGCTGGCGACGGTGGAGACCGCACAGGGCCCGCGCGAGGCAGTGCTGCAGGCGACCAAGACCGGTTTCCTGTTCGCGTTCGACCGTCGTGACGGCAGTCCGGTGTTCCCGCTGAGCGAGGTGGCCGTGCCAGCCTCCGATGTGCCCGGCGAGCACGCAGCGCCGACTCAACCGATGCCCGAGCCCGGGCTGCGTCTGGCGCGGCACACGCCGTTGACCCCCGCCGACGCCTGGGGACCGACACCGGGGGAACGCCGCGAGTGCCGGCACCTGATCGCCGGGTTGCGCTCGGAGGGCCTCTTCACGCCGCCCAGCGTCCGCGGCACCGTCGCGCTGCCGGGCTGGGCCGGCGGCGTGAACTGGGGCGGCATCGCGGTGGATCCACAGCGTCACCTGGCGATCCTGCCGGTGTCCGACCTGCCGATGCAGGTGGCGCTGATCCCGCGTGCCCGGTTCAACTGGGACGATCGTGAGCGCTATCCGAACCAGGAATTCAACAGCATGAAGGGCACCGCCTACGGGATGCGGCGCGGCGTGCTGGCGTCGTCGAAAGGCACGCCGTGCATCGAGCCGCCGTGGGGCCGCCTGGTGGCGGTCGACCTGCGTACGCGGAAGGTGGCATGGGAACGGCCGCTGGGAACGCTGGAAGAAGAACTGCCGTGGCTGCCGCTGGAGGTCGGGATGCCGCTGCTGGGCGGTGCGGTGACCACCGCCGGCGGCCTGACCTTCATCGGGGCTTCCGCGGACGCTCGCCTGCGCGCACTCGACAGCACCAGTGGGAAGACCTTGTGGGAAGCCAAGCTGCCCGCCGGCGGCCAGGCGACGCCATCGGTATACGCGGTCGCCGGCCGCCAGTACGTGGTGATCGCCGCTGGCGGGCGTGAAGGACTGGGCCCGATGGGCGACTACCTGATCGCCTACGCCCTCGACGGCGAAGGCGAGGAGGTGGTGTTCCAGCACGGCGTCGCGGTACGCATGGCGGCACTGGGTGCGGCCGCGTCGGCCTTGCTGGCCGGCTGCGTCGTGCTGTGGCGTCTCCGGCGCCGGCGTCGCCGGAATCGTGCGGTACCTCCGGCGTGA